In one window of Astyanax mexicanus isolate ESR-SI-001 chromosome 18, AstMex3_surface, whole genome shotgun sequence DNA:
- the nufip2 gene encoding nuclear fragile X mental retardation-interacting protein 2, whose translation MEDRPCVGAKTARYLSPGAENGSGRAKFSVNNDQSCCQLQDEETQTKKTENGKVNGSIVEGEETPTFLASESYLHSVSHNGDKVLLETNLKRKPPGKTFNTALKGEGKGNNTSRNSMDYRHDKPSELITLEGKKEALASLNGVVSLNCGPLINGYPGKPGTDNDGSGSESGYTTPKKRRAQRNGKAVEYVTASAQGKAMQQANKQDPSPAAQELVDRTTGSQVDLGRAASKADGNLGGSVKAREALASATATPPPSEVQRKNSDGKGVGKKFEDKSSKVKVASSAKEDSWTLFKPPPVFPVDNSSAKIVPKISYASKVKENLNKTAQAGGEALSPAPQVPGRPSQVPMSAVKTITSASFTNGPLAGEGNGCSLPGTHFSSVAGSGPALASSAAGADNVAYPSGSGSTTNTCTAEPRKPNLFVYPVTQSSMQLSLPSGRQADPPATATNQKSLGDIFQNQWGLSFINEPSAGPEGLVCRSTAKDKPVEVSFQGGCSATVVTQASGTSQRPDQPPPPFPKAYELDKRTSSQSLGKGVNLVLPVASAPAPEGSPQASNLGLDSQKDEAGVPGAIVFCSSSKDVGAELTRTSPAGPKLSLAREQGHTKGFDRRSSWGLFDLKAAVVYHTKEMETILNLQKQDPNRVVLYSESKNGPDQ comes from the exons ATGGAGGATCGGCCCTGCGTGGGGGCGAAGACTGCGAGATATCTGAGTCCTGGAGCAGAGAATGGGTCAGGACGGGCGAAATTCTCGGTGAACAATGATCAAAGCTGCTGTCAGCTCCAGGACGAGGAAACGCAGACGAAGAAAACAG aaaatggcaaAGTAAATGGATCTATAGTTGAGGGAGAGGAGACTCCCACTTTCCTTGCCTCAGAAAGCTATCTCCACTCAGTGAGCCACAATGGTGACAAAGTCCTCCTAGAAACCAACTTGAAACGGAAGCCTCCTGGAAAGACCTTCAACACTGCCCTGAAGGGGGAAGGGAAAGGCAATAACACTAGTAGAAACAGCATGGACTACAGACATGACAAGCCCTCAGAGTTGATTACACTTGAGGGCAAAAAGGAAGCCTTGGCATCTCTAAATGGTGTAGTGAGTCTCAACTGTGGTCCACTCATCAATGGTTATCCTGGCAAGCCTGGCACTGACAATGATGGTAGTGGGTCAGAAAGCGGTTACACCACGCCAAAAAAGCGCCGGGCCCAGAGGAATGGCAAGGCTGTGGAATATGTGACAGCTTCTGCCCAGGGGAAGGCCATGCAGCAGGCCAACAAGCAGGATCCAAGCCCTGCAGCTCAAGAACTTGTCGATAGGACAACAGGGTCACAGGTGGATCTTGGCCGAGCTGCCTCCAAGGCAGACGGCAATCTTGGTGGTTCTGTGAAAGCCAGAGAGGCGCTCGCATCTGCCACTGCTACCCCACCCCCATCTGAGGTTCAGCGTAAAAACTCAGACGGTAAAGGGGTGGGTAAAAAATTTGAGGACAAGTCCAGCAAAGTGAAGGTGGCTTCATCCGCCAAAGAGGACTCTTGGACTTTGTTTAAGCCTCCGCCTGTCTTTCCAGTGGACAATAGTAGCGCTAAAATAGTGCCTAAGATCAGTTATGCAAGTAAAGTGAAGGAGAACCTCAATAAGACAGCCCAAGCTGGTGGAGAGGCTCTCTCACCTGCTCCCCAGGTGCCTGGAAGACCCTCGCAGGTCCCCATGTCTGCGGTGAAGACCATCACCTCGGCTAGCTTTACCAACGGCCCTCTGGCAGGGGAAGGCAATGGCTGTTCCCTGCCTGGTACCCACTTCAGTTCAGTGGCCGGTTCTGGTCCTGCGCTGGCTTCGTCCGCTGCTGGTGCTGATAATGTAGCATACCCCTCTGGCAGCGGTAGCACTACAAACACCTGTACGGCTGAGCCTAGAAAGCCTAATTTGTTTGTTTACCCCGTCACCCAATCCAGTATGCAACTGTCTCTGCCCAGTGGCCGCCAGGCCGACCCTCCTGCCACTGCGACAAATCAGAAGTCTCTGGGAGACATCTTTCAGAATCAGTGGGGTTTGTCCTTCATCAACGAGCCCAGCGCTGGACCAGAGGGGCTGGTTTGCCGCTCCACAGCAAAGGACAAACCTGTGGAAGTGAGCTTTCAAGGCGGCTGCTCTGCCACTGTGGTCACGCAGGCATCCGGCACCTCCCAGAGACCGGATCAACCACCACCACCTTTCCCCAAGGCTTATGAGCTGGACAAACGGACTAGTTCTCAGAGCCTGGGTAAGGGTGTAAACCTCGTCTTGCCTGTGGCCAGCGCTCCTGCCCCAGAAGGCTCGCCTCAGGCCTCCAACCTCGGACTGGATTCCCAAAAGGATGAGGCGGGGGTCCCCGGTGCAATAGTGTTTTGCTCTTCCTCTAAGGACGTTGGTGCTGAGCTGACACGCACCTCTCCAGCTGGACCCAAGTTGTCTTTGGCCAGAGAGCAGGGCCACACTAAGGGCTTTGACAGGCGGTCCAGCTGGGGGTTATTTGATCTGAAAGCTGCTGTAGTATATCACACTAAAG AAATGGAAACTATTTTGAATTTGCAAAAACAAG